In Archocentrus centrarchus isolate MPI-CPG fArcCen1 chromosome 21, fArcCen1, whole genome shotgun sequence, the following are encoded in one genomic region:
- the commd6 gene encoding COMM domain-containing protein 6, which translates to MPAGEETYGVNKVVDNICRLSPDLLAEACQHILTYLQGQRRGVDSAEISDRFQRAEVRFDHEALQDIIRFLLLTFRSAGRSNSSADELVSKLEEGSNKWSKASLQVLHRLWSEHGALVHSQQEAQAMLSISQLVDMQWKLGMAVSSDTCRSLSSPYVCVLLKIVEPSGQICQRSFEMTVPQFQNFHKQFKEMAAVMETV; encoded by the exons ATGCCGGCTGGAGAGGAGACATATG GCGTCAACAAAGTTGTTGACAACATATGCAGGCTTTCTCCAGATCTGTTAGCAGAAGCG TGTCAGCACATACTGACTTATCTTCAAGGGCAGAGGAGAGGAGTAGATTCAGCTGAAATTTCTGAT AGATTTCAGCGAGCCGAAGTGAGATTTGATCATGAAGCTCTGCAGGACATTATCCGATTTCTCTTGCTAACATTCCG GTCAGCTGGGAGGAGCAACAGCTCTGCGGATGAACTTGTGTCAAAGCTGGAAGAAGGCTCTAACAAGTGGTCCAAAGCTTCCCTTCAGGTGTTGCACAGGTTGTGGAGTGAACATGGTGCATTGGTCCACTCTCAGCAGGAGGCCCAGGCCATGCTTAGCATCAGTCAG TTAGTGGACATGCAGTGGAAACTGGGCATGGCAGTGAGCTCAGACACCTGTCGATCTCTCAGCTccccatatgtgtgtgtgctgctgaagATTGTTGAGCCTTCAGGACAGATCTGCCAGAGGTCTTTTGAGATGACCGTCCCGCAGTTCcag AACTTTCACAAACAGTTCAAGGAGATGGCGGCTGTTATGGAGACTGTATGA